One window from the genome of Castellaniella sp. MT123 encodes:
- a CDS encoding metal ABC transporter permease, with product MRRALAGSWALAFAAGPLGVFLVLRRLSLMGDAMAHAILPGVAVGFLTAGLSMTAMTVGGLVTGVVVALLAGMVARLTPLREDASFAAFYLVSLGLGVLLVSLKGTNLDLIHVLFGTVLGLSEAALLLVAAVASITLLALAGMFRVLVTECLDPLFLRTEGRAGAWAHMGFLLLLVLNLVAGFQVLGTLMVVGIMMLPATAARFWVRSVGAQMVLAAVLGACASYAGLLVSYYADVAASPAIILAAGVAHFLSVGFGPYGGLLQTARQARARRARLLQSIEE from the coding sequence ATGCGCCGCGCCCTGGCGGGATCCTGGGCGCTGGCTTTCGCGGCGGGGCCGCTGGGCGTGTTTCTGGTGCTGCGGCGCCTGAGTCTGATGGGCGATGCCATGGCGCATGCCATCCTGCCCGGGGTGGCGGTCGGGTTCCTGACGGCCGGGCTGTCCATGACAGCCATGACGGTGGGCGGGCTGGTGACCGGAGTCGTCGTGGCCTTGCTGGCAGGGATGGTCGCGCGCCTGACTCCCCTGCGTGAAGACGCCAGTTTTGCCGCGTTCTATCTGGTTTCCCTGGGGCTGGGCGTGCTGCTGGTTTCCCTGAAGGGCACCAATCTGGATCTGATCCATGTGCTGTTTGGCACGGTGCTGGGCCTGAGCGAAGCGGCGCTGCTGCTGGTGGCGGCGGTCGCAAGCATCACGTTGCTGGCGCTGGCCGGGATGTTCCGGGTGCTGGTCACCGAGTGCCTGGATCCTCTGTTCCTGAGAACCGAGGGGCGCGCGGGGGCCTGGGCTCACATGGGGTTCCTGCTGCTGCTGGTCCTGAATCTGGTGGCGGGCTTCCAGGTGCTGGGCACACTGATGGTGGTGGGGATCATGATGCTGCCCGCCACGGCGGCGCGGTTCTGGGTGCGTTCGGTGGGCGCCCAGATGGTGTTGGCCGCCGTGCTGGGGGCATGCGCCTCTTACGCCGGCCTGTTGGTGTCCTATTACGCGGATGTGGCGGCGTCGCCCGCCATCATCCTGGCCGCGGGGGTGGCGCATTTCCTGTCGGTCGGTTTCGGGCCTTATGGCGGGCTGTTGCAAACGGCGCGTCAGGCGCGGGCGCGGCGCGCCCGCTTGTTGCAATCCATAGAGGAATGA
- a CDS encoding zinc ABC transporter substrate-binding protein: protein MSDGFRVRRAGLWAGIGLCLWLALQSAAFAQAAASGAVPAAGREDRLRVVASFSILGDMTREVGGDDIHLDVLIGPMREAHTFEPSPRDARALGAAQVLVLNGLGLEAWMPRLLEASDFKGREIVASHGVKTRLVGAGESEDAAPGTVDPHAWQDLANGVQYVRNIAQGLAQADPTHESAYLARADAYVQKLRQADAQWRQQLAAIPEDRRALATSHDAFGYLGAAYGIRILSLVGLSSEAEPSARAMADLLKRIRADHVRALFLEQGGNSRALEQLAQEAGVTMGGTLYADTLDRPGHEASTYLGMFRWNTQQLMKAFTASGH from the coding sequence ATGTCGGATGGTTTTCGGGTTAGGCGGGCGGGTCTGTGGGCGGGTATCGGTCTGTGCCTGTGGCTGGCGCTGCAGTCGGCGGCTTTCGCCCAGGCGGCAGCCAGTGGCGCGGTGCCGGCGGCGGGTCGCGAAGACCGGTTGCGCGTGGTGGCCTCGTTCTCCATCCTGGGGGACATGACGCGCGAGGTCGGCGGCGACGACATCCACCTGGATGTCCTGATCGGGCCGATGCGTGAGGCGCATACGTTCGAGCCCAGTCCGCGCGATGCGCGCGCCCTGGGCGCGGCTCAGGTGCTGGTGCTCAATGGCCTTGGGCTGGAAGCCTGGATGCCGCGTTTGCTGGAAGCCTCCGACTTCAAGGGGCGGGAAATCGTGGCATCCCATGGGGTGAAGACCAGGCTGGTCGGGGCGGGTGAAAGCGAGGATGCCGCGCCAGGCACGGTCGATCCGCATGCCTGGCAGGACCTGGCCAATGGCGTGCAGTATGTGCGGAACATCGCCCAGGGCCTGGCGCAGGCCGATCCCACCCATGAGTCGGCCTATCTGGCCCGGGCCGATGCCTATGTCCAGAAGCTGCGTCAGGCCGATGCGCAATGGCGTCAGCAGCTGGCCGCGATCCCCGAGGATCGGCGCGCGCTGGCGACGTCCCATGACGCGTTCGGGTACCTCGGCGCCGCCTATGGCATCCGTATCCTGTCGCTGGTGGGCTTGTCCAGCGAGGCGGAACCATCCGCTCGCGCCATGGCCGACTTGCTCAAGCGGATTCGCGCCGATCACGTTCGGGCGCTATTTTTGGAACAGGGAGGCAATTCCCGGGCGCTGGAGCAGCTTGCCCAGGAAGCCGGCGTGACGATGGGTGGAACGCTGTATGCCGATACGCTGGATCGGCCGGGGCACGAGGCTTCGACTTATCTGGGGATGTTCCGCTGGAACACGCAGCAGTTGATGAAGGCCTTCACGGCATCCGGACATTAA
- the xerC gene encoding tyrosine recombinase XerC: MSTEDAQRIESWLDELGAQQRYSPHTIAAYRRDLSALRQCFPDQDLDAISEAHIRQALGRLHAQGHQPRSLARTLSAWRAYFEWRAPAAGLTCNPAHGVRAPRIPRSLPKALSVDQAQALLDRSQLPPADSPIEKRDMAMFEILYSGGLRLSELVGLDWQPLRESGYASHSWIQLDEQEAIVQGKGRKTRAVPLGRHAAQAIRDWLAVRSQLLPPEPDPDTRAALFLGARGRRVSPRVVQLQLQALAQRVGLQLHVHPHSLRHSFASHLLQSSQDLRAVQELLGHANIATTQIYTRLDFQHLAASYDQAHPRARRKSKD; encoded by the coding sequence ATGTCAACAGAAGACGCGCAGCGGATCGAATCCTGGCTCGACGAGCTTGGCGCCCAGCAGCGCTACTCGCCGCACACGATCGCGGCCTACCGGCGTGACCTGAGCGCCCTGCGGCAATGCTTTCCCGACCAGGATCTGGACGCGATAAGTGAAGCGCACATCCGCCAGGCGCTGGGGCGCCTGCATGCGCAGGGTCATCAGCCCCGCAGCCTGGCCCGAACCCTCTCCGCCTGGCGTGCCTATTTCGAATGGCGGGCCCCCGCCGCGGGCCTGACCTGCAATCCGGCCCATGGGGTGCGCGCCCCGCGCATCCCGCGCAGCCTGCCCAAAGCGCTATCCGTCGATCAAGCCCAGGCACTGCTGGACCGCTCGCAATTGCCGCCTGCCGATAGCCCCATCGAAAAGCGCGACATGGCCATGTTCGAGATTCTGTATTCCGGCGGACTGCGGCTATCCGAACTGGTCGGCCTGGACTGGCAGCCCCTGCGCGAATCCGGCTACGCCTCGCACAGCTGGATCCAGCTGGACGAACAGGAAGCCATCGTCCAGGGCAAGGGACGCAAGACCCGGGCCGTCCCGCTGGGGCGTCATGCGGCGCAGGCCATCCGGGACTGGCTGGCCGTGCGCAGCCAGCTGCTGCCCCCCGAGCCAGACCCCGACACCCGCGCCGCCCTGTTCCTGGGTGCTCGGGGCCGGCGCGTCAGCCCGCGCGTGGTGCAGCTGCAGTTGCAGGCCCTGGCGCAGCGCGTCGGCCTGCAACTGCACGTGCATCCGCACAGCCTGCGGCACAGCTTTGCCAGTCACCTGCTGCAATCGTCGCAGGACCTGCGCGCCGTGCAGGAACTGCTGGGGCATGCCAACATCGCCACCACCCAGATCTATACGCGGCTGGATTTCCAGCACCTGGCGGCCAGCTACGACCAGGCGCACCCGCGGGCAAGGCGGAAGTCGAAAGATTAA
- a CDS encoding DUF484 family protein → MTQEALTAQEVADYLSQNPRFFEDHADVFSTLSVPHPHQARAISLGERQVMTLRGRVKEHEQRLMQLLQNAGGNERINHALMQWCARMLSEPDALQIPAHIIRSLADQFDLNAIALRIWDLPALRDSEFAQDVTPEIRRYTAELPRPYCGPLKGQEAAAWLASEPTSLAILPLRTLTGKDPIGLLVLGADDPKRFTPDIGTAFLELIASLAGAALGRLAAPAPEAA, encoded by the coding sequence ATGACACAGGAAGCCCTGACCGCCCAGGAAGTGGCGGATTACCTGAGCCAGAACCCCCGGTTCTTCGAGGACCACGCCGACGTCTTCTCGACGCTCAGCGTGCCGCACCCGCACCAGGCCCGCGCGATTTCGTTGGGCGAACGTCAGGTCATGACGCTGCGCGGCCGGGTCAAAGAACACGAACAGCGCCTGATGCAGCTGCTGCAAAATGCCGGCGGCAACGAACGCATCAACCACGCACTGATGCAATGGTGCGCCCGGATGCTGTCCGAACCGGACGCGCTGCAAATCCCGGCCCACATCATCCGCAGCCTGGCCGATCAGTTCGACCTGAACGCCATCGCCCTGCGGATCTGGGATCTGCCCGCCCTGCGGGACAGCGAATTCGCGCAGGACGTCACCCCCGAAATCCGCCGCTACACCGCTGAACTTCCCCGCCCCTACTGCGGTCCGCTGAAGGGTCAGGAAGCCGCCGCCTGGCTGGCTTCCGAGCCCACATCGCTTGCCATCCTGCCGCTGCGCACCCTCACCGGAAAGGACCCCATCGGCCTGCTGGTGCTGGGGGCCGACGATCCCAAACGCTTCACCCCCGACATAGGCACGGCATTCCTGGAACTGATCGCATCCCTGGCCGGCGCAGCGCTGGGCCGGCTGGCGGCGCCGGCCCCGGAAGCCGCCTGA
- the dapF gene encoding diaminopimelate epimerase, which translates to MRDNASMIWNFTKMHGAGNDFVVLDGVRQSIQLTPERARALADRHFGIGADQVLLVEDPLDPEADFRYRIFNADGSEVEHCGNGARCFVRFVHEQGLSKRNPLRAEIATGLIVLHESDDGLVTVDMGHTWFTPDRLAFDATGLATRPDGGDTLYGLDLPGEASEIWCSLVAISNPHAVVLVDDTEVYPVGRIGPAIESHRRFAQRVNAGFMQVVDRHHIRLRVYERGAGETLACGTGACAAAVAGIRRGLLDSPVRVDTHGGTLQIEWNGQTLRMQGTATTVFQGQVDIDALVASR; encoded by the coding sequence TTGCGGGATAATGCCTCGATGATCTGGAACTTCACCAAAATGCATGGCGCCGGCAACGACTTCGTCGTCCTGGACGGCGTACGCCAGTCCATCCAGCTGACCCCCGAACGCGCCCGCGCCCTGGCCGACCGTCATTTCGGCATCGGCGCCGACCAGGTGCTGCTGGTCGAAGATCCCCTGGACCCCGAAGCGGATTTCCGCTACCGGATCTTCAACGCCGATGGCAGCGAAGTCGAACACTGCGGCAACGGCGCACGCTGCTTCGTGCGTTTCGTCCATGAACAGGGACTGTCGAAGCGCAACCCGCTGCGCGCCGAGATCGCCACAGGGCTCATCGTATTGCACGAATCCGACGACGGCCTGGTCACGGTGGACATGGGGCACACCTGGTTCACGCCCGACCGCCTGGCCTTCGACGCCACCGGTCTGGCGACCCGGCCCGACGGCGGCGACACGCTATACGGCCTGGACCTGCCCGGCGAGGCATCCGAGATCTGGTGTTCCCTGGTGGCCATCTCGAACCCTCATGCCGTCGTGCTGGTGGACGATACGGAAGTCTATCCCGTCGGCCGCATCGGCCCGGCCATCGAAAGCCATCGGCGCTTTGCGCAGCGCGTCAATGCCGGGTTCATGCAGGTCGTGGACCGGCACCACATCCGCCTGCGGGTCTACGAACGCGGCGCGGGCGAAACCCTGGCCTGCGGGACGGGCGCCTGCGCGGCCGCCGTCGCCGGGATCCGGCGGGGTCTGCTGGACAGCCCTGTGCGCGTCGATACCCACGGTGGTACGCTGCAGATCGAATGGAACGGCCAGACCCTGCGGATGCAGGGCACGGCCACCACGGTTTTTCAAGGCCAGGTCGATATCGATGCCCTGGTCGCCTCCCGCTGA
- a CDS encoding lysophospholipid acyltransferase family protein → MAFDKKPLLRAVLGYFGRCPTRTRLRWGRALGWLVPRLLKSRAHVVRVNLAHCFPDLNQVERDAMARRHFHLLAQSFIDRGLCWFGDRQRILDTIELQGEHHLQALLDQGRRILLFAPHFIGLDAAATRLTLFLKESATIYTRQSDADVDEIVRLGRGRFNQVHLISRHDGVRGMIRLLRRSIPVYYLPDMDFGRHGSAFIPFFGVPAATLLSAAQIASSQDAVVVPIISRLDPDTGRYQVTVHPPVDHFPGNDTPEAATARLNAFIEDNVRPDPAQYYWVHRRFKTRPEGEAGFY, encoded by the coding sequence ATGGCTTTCGATAAAAAACCCTTGCTGCGGGCCGTGCTGGGCTATTTCGGCCGCTGCCCCACCCGCACCCGTCTGCGCTGGGGGCGCGCGCTGGGCTGGCTGGTGCCGCGCCTGCTGAAGTCCCGCGCCCACGTCGTCCGGGTGAATCTGGCGCACTGCTTCCCGGACCTGAATCAGGTCGAACGGGACGCCATGGCGCGCCGGCACTTCCATCTGCTGGCCCAGTCCTTCATCGATCGCGGCCTGTGCTGGTTCGGCGACCGGCAGCGCATCCTGGATACCATCGAGCTGCAAGGCGAACATCATCTGCAGGCCCTGCTGGACCAGGGGCGGCGCATCCTGTTGTTCGCGCCGCACTTCATCGGTCTGGATGCCGCAGCCACCCGCCTGACCCTGTTCCTGAAGGAATCCGCGACGATCTATACCCGGCAAAGCGACGCCGATGTCGACGAGATCGTCCGCCTGGGGCGCGGGCGCTTCAATCAGGTGCACCTGATCAGCCGCCACGACGGCGTGCGCGGCATGATCCGTTTGCTGCGTCGCAGCATTCCGGTGTATTACCTGCCCGACATGGACTTCGGCCGGCACGGCAGCGCCTTCATCCCGTTTTTCGGCGTGCCGGCCGCCACCCTGCTGTCGGCCGCCCAGATCGCGTCATCGCAGGATGCCGTCGTGGTGCCGATCATCAGCCGCCTGGATCCCGATACCGGCCGCTACCAGGTCACCGTGCATCCGCCCGTCGATCATTTCCCGGGGAACGACACCCCCGAAGCCGCCACCGCCCGTCTGAACGCGTTCATCGAAGACAATGTCCGCCCCGACCCCGCCCAATATTATTGGGTCCACCGGCGCTTCAAGACGCGCCCCGAAGGCGAAGCCGGCTTTTACTGA